A region from the Pelobates fuscus isolate aPelFus1 chromosome 3, aPelFus1.pri, whole genome shotgun sequence genome encodes:
- the LOC134601980 gene encoding olfactory receptor 5P76-like — protein MCEVNQTEITEFILLGFQDFYNLKIILFMLILVIYIVILNENLLIIVLVTTSNHLKFPMFFFIKHLALADVIFPTNIVPLMLDVILKDKRGVSVAGCITQLHLCGVSGFSQCFLLAAMSYDRYVAILKPLRYSLIMNPNVCLALVAGSWLIVFIFISSGMILIWQLQFCGQSYINHFYCDLGPIVTLSTSDISSLVLLNLFTSIFMIAVPFVFIIITYVFIFFSILRIPSASGRRKSFSTCSSHLTSVCTFYMSMLLVYVIPPEEGNITINKFRSLLYILMTPLLNPIIYSMRNKELRGALGKLLKNNSINN, from the coding sequence ATGTGTGAAGTTAACCAAACTGAGATTACAGAGTTTATACTACTGGGGTTTCAAGATTTTTACAATCTTAAAATTATATTATTCATGCTGATTTTAGTAATCTACATTGTGATACTAAATGAGAATCTACTCATAATTGTCCTGGTGACAACCAGCAACCATCTCAAGTTTCCGATGTTCTTCTTCATAAAACACTTGGCCTTAGCTGACGTGATATTTCCTACCAACATTGTCCCACTAATGCTGGATGTTATATTAAAAGACAAAAGAGGAGTATCTGTAGCTGGATGTATCACTCAACTACACTTATGTGGTGTTTCTGGATTTTCACAATGTTTTCTTCTCGCCGCGATGTCATATGACCGATATGTGGCCATCCTCAAACCATTACGCTACAGTTTAATAATGAATCCTAATGTTTGTCTTGCACTGGTTGCTGGGTCCTggttaatagtttttattttcatttcaagTGGAATGATTTTGATTTGGCAGTTACAGTTTTGTGGTCAGAGTTACATTAACCATTTCTATTGCGATCTTGGCCCTATAGTAACATTGTCCACTTCTGACATCTCCAGCTTGGTATTACTTAACTTATTTACCTCTATCTTTATGATTGCTGTCCCATTTGTGTTTATAATTATTACTtatgttttcattttcttttccattttaaGAATTCCTTCCGCAAGTGGCCGGAGAAAGTCTTTCTCTACGTGCAGTTCCCACCTCACCTCTGTCTGCACTTTTTATATGTCTATGCTTTTAGTGTATGTGATCCCACCTGAAGAAGGCAATATCACCATAAATAAGTTCAGATCTTTGTTATACATTTTAATGACTCCACTATTAAATCCCATAATATACAGCATGAGAAACAAGGAATTAAGGGGTGCTCTGGGAAAATTGCTTAAGAATAATAGCATAAATAACTAA